The following DNA comes from Nymphaea colorata isolate Beijing-Zhang1983 unplaced genomic scaffold, ASM883128v2 scaffold0069, whole genome shotgun sequence.
AGCTGATATCCTTGTGATGGTCGATAGGGCGCTCTAGTAGATGGCGCAGGAGAAGGCAAGAAGATAAAACCAGTTGCGAGATGAAATGAGGATCATCATAAACCTTGACAGCATTCACGAgtaagaagaagatgaaaaaccTGAAGCAAATAATGAAAACGGCGAAGATGCTGGTGACGATGAGATGATATTCGGCTATCAGGAGGAGTAACCCGAGCaatttgacaaaagaaataagaaaagcaagaagcaGACGACGATTTGCTAATATTTGCATAGTGATTGTAGCTAAACCATAGTAAACTATAAGTTGAAATATCAgctgtataaatataaattaaaaatcaactATTGAAGTTCAGTTTATTGCCGAAACCATTCCTAAAAGATGGTTTGATTATTGCTACAGTATCTGAAATTTTACGTTTTGAAGGATTACTTCGATATTTTGCTTGTATAATAGAAAGTTGATAAGATCCAATGGACCAAATAGTTGAAAGTTGGAGAAATTTGATCTCCTTAACAGGGAGCCAAGCGAATTCAGGAAAAATTAGTGACTATGCGCCAAGAACCTCCGATCTACAAGTCAACCTTTAAAAGGAACCATTCCCATGACCCTCACTTTCAATGATATCTTGATGGTTCCTCAATACGGCTAAATTGAATCAAGGTAAACTTCCCACTTAACATAGATCTCAATGCGTCATTGCCTCGCATTTCTCAAAGAACATTCCTTTAAATGTTCCCATCGTGTCATCACCTATGGACACTGTGACTGAAGCTAGCATGGCCATTGAGATGGCAAGACAGGGAGGACTTGGAGTTTTGCATAGATTCATGCCAATTGAGGAACAGTGCTATGAGATTGAAAAAGTCAAGAGATCAGGAGTCTTCATGAACCCCAGCCCTGTTTGCATCGACGAAACCGCAACTATAAAAAGGTGCGTGAACTCATCAAGAAATAcggaatttcatcatttttgttgtttaggaACAGAATGTTGAGAATTCGCCACGCCTTGGAAGCTCGAAAAACAAGATCATCAAGGGAATTCTTACCCAAAGAGATATTAACAGTTTCTAATTTGATGACGAAAAGGTAACATCACGCATGACTGGCATGGACAAGCTCATCTACTATGAAGTTGATAAGTCATTCGACTCTTTGAATTGCGATCTCAACTCAATTCTCGCAAAATGCAAATCTCTTCTCATCTCCAACAAGATTGAGAAGATCCCTATTATTACAAGCTCAAAGGCTATGTCGGTCTTGTTTCCATCAAGGACTTGAAGCAGTACGAAGCTATGACCCTTGCAAACAAGGATGCATCAGGCAGACTTTTTGTTGGAGCTGCCGTGGGAGCCAACAAAGACTATATGGAGAGAGCTGAAGCTTTGGTGAAGTCAGGATGTGATGTCTTGGTAGTCGATGTTGCCAACGGCCACTCAAAAATTGCCATGACGCCACTGAAGATCTTAAAGACCGCTTCCCTAGCATCGATATCGTGTCAGGTTCAGTTGCAACTGGTGAAGGCGCTGAAAACTTGATCAGGAGTGGTGCTGACGGTATTCGTTGCGGTATCGGAAATGGAAGTATTTGCATCACAAGAGTCGTCGCAGGTAGTGGAATTCCTCAACTTTCAGCCCTTATGGACACTGCACCTGTCTGCTCCTATTACGACATTCCCTTGTGCTCAGATGGTGGAAACAAAAACTCAGGAAACATGTGCAAGGCCCTTGCTGTGGGTGCAAGCTCAATTATGGTCGGCAGACTTATTGCAGGATGCGAGGAAAGTCCCGGAGTGTCATTCAACAAGGATGGAAAATTCGTGAAGATCTACCGCGGTATGGCTGGATGTACATTTGCCTTTATTTAGTGGGCGCCAATATggcaaaaacttaaaaaactgGCGGCTAAATTAACCCCCAAACCTTTAGTGCTGAAGGAGTTGAAGGCTACATTCCCTTCATCGGTCCCTTGAAGTTGTTCTTCAAAACTTCGCAAGCGGAATCAAGAGTGGCATGAGCTACACTGGCGCATTTAACTTGAAAGTATATTTTGATTTATTAAGGAACTTAGGGAAAAGGTCAAATTCGTCCAAATTACCAAC
Coding sequences within:
- the LOC116268043 gene encoding LOW QUALITY PROTEIN: uncharacterized protein LOC116268043 (The sequence of the model RefSeq protein was modified relative to this genomic sequence to represent the inferred CDS: inserted 3 bases in 3 codons; deleted 4 bases in 2 codons; substituted 4 bases at 4 genomic stop codons), which encodes MTGMDKLIYYEVDKSFDSLNCDLNSILAKCKSLLISNKIEKIPIITSSKXYVGLVSIKDLKQYEAMTLANKDASGRLFVGAAVGANKDYMERAEALVKSGCDVLVVDVANGHSKXCHDATEDLKDRFPSIDIVSGSVATGEGAENLIRSGADGIRCGIGNGSICITRVVAGSGIPQLSALMDTAPVCSYYDIPLCSDGGNKNSGNMCKALAVGASSIMVGRLIAGCEESPGVSFNKDGKFVKIYRGMAGYICLYLVGANMAKTXKTGGXINPQTFSAEGVEGYIPFIGPLKXVLQNFASGIKSGMSYTGAFNESIFXFIKELREKVKFVQITNSGFKXSNVHGITKFE